Proteins found in one Mustela lutreola isolate mMusLut2 chromosome 10, mMusLut2.pri, whole genome shotgun sequence genomic segment:
- the DPH2 gene encoding 2-(3-amino-3-carboxypropyl)histidine synthase subunit 2 isoform X1, whose product MESTFSSPAEAALQREAGSPGQLTPPEDLHRVYELERVAEFVRDLGCQRVALQFPDQLLGDAGAVAARLEGTTGSKMFILGDTAYGSCCVDVLGAEQAGAQALVHFGPACLSPPARPLPVAFVLGQRSVQLELCAKAFEAQNPDGKAPVVLLSEPACAHALEALATLLRPRYLDLLVSSPALPLPVGSCSPEPEPLERFGRRFPLAPGRCLEEYGAFYVGGSAASADLDLDPDLSRLLLGWAPGQPFFTCCPDTGQTQDEGVRAGRLKARRHYLVERAKDARVVGLLAGTLGVAQHREALAHLRNLAQAAGKRSYVLALGRPTPPKLANFPEVDVFVLLACPLGALAPQPSGGFFRPVLAPCELEAACNPAWPPAGLAPHLTHYADLLPGSPFHVPLPPPDSELWDTPDVSLITGELRPPPVWKPSDDPGCLALTLRPQLELAESSPAALYLSSRSWQGLQPRLGQTPVTGAVSGRRGIAIAYEDEGSS is encoded by the exons ATGGAGTCTACGTTCAGCAGCCCCGCTGAGGCAGCGCTGCAGCGAGAGGCGGGCTCCCCGGGGCAGCTCACTCCTCCAGAGGACCTGCACCGCGTGTACGAGCTGGAGAGAGTCGCTGAATTTGTCCGTGACCTGGGATGTCAGCGG GTGGCCTTGCAGTTCCCTGACCAGCTATTGGGAGATGCTGGGGCCGTGGCTGCACGACTGGAGGGGACCACAGGGTCGAAGATGTTCATTCTGGGCGACACGGCCTATGGCAG CTGCTGTGTGGATGTACTGGGTGCTGAACAAGCTGGAGCTCAGGCCCTTGTACATTTTGGCCCTGCCTGCTTAAGCCCTCCAGCCCGCCCACTGCCTGTGGCCTTTGTCCTTGGTCAACGTTCTGTGCAGTTGGAGCTCTGTGCCAAGGCCTTTGAGGCCCAGAACCCAGACGGCAAAGCGCCTGTGGTGCTGCTAAGTGAGCCGGCCTGTGCCCACGCCTTAG AGGCCTTGGCCACTCTCCTGCGCCCGCGGTACCTGGACCTGCTTGTCTCCAGCCCAGCTCTTCCATTGCCAGTGGGCTCCTGTAGTCCAGAGCCTGAGCCCCTGGAGCGTTTTGGGCGCCGCTTCCCCCTGGCTCCAGGGAGGTGTCTGGAAGAATATGGTGCCTTCTATGTGGGGGGCTCTGCAGCCAGTGCTGACCTTGATCTTGACCCAGACCTGAGCCGGCTGCTCTTGGGCTGGGCACCAGGGCAGCCCTTCTTCACCTGCTGCCCAGATACAGGGCAGACTCAGGATGAAGGTGTCCGGGCTGGGCGGCTAAAGGCACGTAGACACTATCTGGTAGAGAGGGCCAAAGATGCCCGTGTGGTAGGGCTGTTGGCAGGGACACTGGGTGTGGCCCAACACCGTGAGGCACTGGCACACTTGCGGAACCTGGCTCAGGCTGCAGGCAAGCGTAGCTATGTGTTGGCCCTGGGGCGGCCCACACCTCCCAAGCTCGCCAACTTCCCTGAAGTGGATGTCTTTGTGCTGTTGGCTTGCCCTCTTGGTGCTTTAGCTCCACAGCCTTCTGGTGGCTTCTTCCGGCCTGTGTTGGCACCATGTGAGCTGGAAGCTGCCTGCAACCCTGCCTGGCCACCTGCAGGCCTGGCTCCCCACCTCACACATTATGCGGATTTATTGCCTG gtTCTCCCTTCCAcgtgcccctcccaccccctgactCAGAACTGTGGGACACCCCAGATGTGTCCCTCATTACTGGGGAACTCCGACCCCCACCTGTGTGGAAGCCATCAGATGATCCTGGGTGTTTGGCCCTGACCTTGCGGCCCCAGCTAGAGCTGGCTGAGAGCAGCCCTGCAG CCTTGTACCTTAGTTCCCGGAGCTGGCAAGGGTTGCAGCCCCGTTTGGGTCAGACACCGGTGACAGGAGCTGTGAGTGGAAGACGAGGGATTGCCATCGCCTACGAGGATGAGG
- the DPH2 gene encoding 2-(3-amino-3-carboxypropyl)histidine synthase subunit 2 isoform X4, whose amino-acid sequence MESTFSSPAEAALQREAGSPGQLTPPEDLHRVWPCSSLTSYWEMLGPWLHDWRGPQGRRCSFWATRPMAEALATLLRPRYLDLLVSSPALPLPVGSCSPEPEPLERFGRRFPLAPGRCLEEYGAFYVGGSAASADLDLDPDLSRLLLGWAPGQPFFTCCPDTGQTQDEGVRAGRLKARRHYLVERAKDARVVGLLAGTLGVAQHREALAHLRNLAQAAGKRSYVLALGRPTPPKLANFPEVDVFVLLACPLGALAPQPSGGFFRPVLAPCELEAACNPAWPPAGLAPHLTHYADLLPGSPFHVPLPPPDSELWDTPDVSLITGELRPPPVWKPSDDPGCLALTLRPQLELAESSPAALYLSSRSWQGLQPRLGQTPVTGAVSGRRGIAIAYEDEGSS is encoded by the exons ATGGAGTCTACGTTCAGCAGCCCCGCTGAGGCAGCGCTGCAGCGAGAGGCGGGCTCCCCGGGGCAGCTCACTCCTCCAGAGGACCTGCACCGCGT GTGGCCTTGCAGTTCCCTGACCAGCTATTGGGAGATGCTGGGGCCGTGGCTGCACGACTGGAGGGGACCACAGGGTCGAAGATGTTCATTCTGGGCGACACGGCCTATGGCAG AGGCCTTGGCCACTCTCCTGCGCCCGCGGTACCTGGACCTGCTTGTCTCCAGCCCAGCTCTTCCATTGCCAGTGGGCTCCTGTAGTCCAGAGCCTGAGCCCCTGGAGCGTTTTGGGCGCCGCTTCCCCCTGGCTCCAGGGAGGTGTCTGGAAGAATATGGTGCCTTCTATGTGGGGGGCTCTGCAGCCAGTGCTGACCTTGATCTTGACCCAGACCTGAGCCGGCTGCTCTTGGGCTGGGCACCAGGGCAGCCCTTCTTCACCTGCTGCCCAGATACAGGGCAGACTCAGGATGAAGGTGTCCGGGCTGGGCGGCTAAAGGCACGTAGACACTATCTGGTAGAGAGGGCCAAAGATGCCCGTGTGGTAGGGCTGTTGGCAGGGACACTGGGTGTGGCCCAACACCGTGAGGCACTGGCACACTTGCGGAACCTGGCTCAGGCTGCAGGCAAGCGTAGCTATGTGTTGGCCCTGGGGCGGCCCACACCTCCCAAGCTCGCCAACTTCCCTGAAGTGGATGTCTTTGTGCTGTTGGCTTGCCCTCTTGGTGCTTTAGCTCCACAGCCTTCTGGTGGCTTCTTCCGGCCTGTGTTGGCACCATGTGAGCTGGAAGCTGCCTGCAACCCTGCCTGGCCACCTGCAGGCCTGGCTCCCCACCTCACACATTATGCGGATTTATTGCCTG gtTCTCCCTTCCAcgtgcccctcccaccccctgactCAGAACTGTGGGACACCCCAGATGTGTCCCTCATTACTGGGGAACTCCGACCCCCACCTGTGTGGAAGCCATCAGATGATCCTGGGTGTTTGGCCCTGACCTTGCGGCCCCAGCTAGAGCTGGCTGAGAGCAGCCCTGCAG CCTTGTACCTTAGTTCCCGGAGCTGGCAAGGGTTGCAGCCCCGTTTGGGTCAGACACCGGTGACAGGAGCTGTGAGTGGAAGACGAGGGATTGCCATCGCCTACGAGGATGAGG
- the DPH2 gene encoding 2-(3-amino-3-carboxypropyl)histidine synthase subunit 2 isoform X6 — protein sequence MLGPWLHDWRGPQGRRCSFWATRPMAEALATLLRPRYLDLLVSSPALPLPVGSCSPEPEPLERFGRRFPLAPGRCLEEYGAFYVGGSAASADLDLDPDLSRLLLGWAPGQPFFTCCPDTGQTQDEGVRAGRLKARRHYLVERAKDARVVGLLAGTLGVAQHREALAHLRNLAQAAGKRSYVLALGRPTPPKLANFPEVDVFVLLACPLGALAPQPSGGFFRPVLAPCELEAACNPAWPPAGLAPHLTHYADLLPGSPFHVPLPPPDSELWDTPDVSLITGELRPPPVWKPSDDPGCLALTLRPQLELAESSPAALYLSSRSWQGLQPRLGQTPVTGAVSGRRGIAIAYEDEGSS from the exons ATGCTGGGGCCGTGGCTGCACGACTGGAGGGGACCACAGGGTCGAAGATGTTCATTCTGGGCGACACGGCCTATGGCAG AGGCCTTGGCCACTCTCCTGCGCCCGCGGTACCTGGACCTGCTTGTCTCCAGCCCAGCTCTTCCATTGCCAGTGGGCTCCTGTAGTCCAGAGCCTGAGCCCCTGGAGCGTTTTGGGCGCCGCTTCCCCCTGGCTCCAGGGAGGTGTCTGGAAGAATATGGTGCCTTCTATGTGGGGGGCTCTGCAGCCAGTGCTGACCTTGATCTTGACCCAGACCTGAGCCGGCTGCTCTTGGGCTGGGCACCAGGGCAGCCCTTCTTCACCTGCTGCCCAGATACAGGGCAGACTCAGGATGAAGGTGTCCGGGCTGGGCGGCTAAAGGCACGTAGACACTATCTGGTAGAGAGGGCCAAAGATGCCCGTGTGGTAGGGCTGTTGGCAGGGACACTGGGTGTGGCCCAACACCGTGAGGCACTGGCACACTTGCGGAACCTGGCTCAGGCTGCAGGCAAGCGTAGCTATGTGTTGGCCCTGGGGCGGCCCACACCTCCCAAGCTCGCCAACTTCCCTGAAGTGGATGTCTTTGTGCTGTTGGCTTGCCCTCTTGGTGCTTTAGCTCCACAGCCTTCTGGTGGCTTCTTCCGGCCTGTGTTGGCACCATGTGAGCTGGAAGCTGCCTGCAACCCTGCCTGGCCACCTGCAGGCCTGGCTCCCCACCTCACACATTATGCGGATTTATTGCCTG gtTCTCCCTTCCAcgtgcccctcccaccccctgactCAGAACTGTGGGACACCCCAGATGTGTCCCTCATTACTGGGGAACTCCGACCCCCACCTGTGTGGAAGCCATCAGATGATCCTGGGTGTTTGGCCCTGACCTTGCGGCCCCAGCTAGAGCTGGCTGAGAGCAGCCCTGCAG CCTTGTACCTTAGTTCCCGGAGCTGGCAAGGGTTGCAGCCCCGTTTGGGTCAGACACCGGTGACAGGAGCTGTGAGTGGAAGACGAGGGATTGCCATCGCCTACGAGGATGAGG
- the DPH2 gene encoding 2-(3-amino-3-carboxypropyl)histidine synthase subunit 2 isoform X5: protein MSAGEGRWPCSSLTSYWEMLGPWLHDWRGPQGRRCSFWATRPMAEALATLLRPRYLDLLVSSPALPLPVGSCSPEPEPLERFGRRFPLAPGRCLEEYGAFYVGGSAASADLDLDPDLSRLLLGWAPGQPFFTCCPDTGQTQDEGVRAGRLKARRHYLVERAKDARVVGLLAGTLGVAQHREALAHLRNLAQAAGKRSYVLALGRPTPPKLANFPEVDVFVLLACPLGALAPQPSGGFFRPVLAPCELEAACNPAWPPAGLAPHLTHYADLLPGSPFHVPLPPPDSELWDTPDVSLITGELRPPPVWKPSDDPGCLALTLRPQLELAESSPAALYLSSRSWQGLQPRLGQTPVTGAVSGRRGIAIAYEDEGSS from the exons ATGTCAGCGGGTGAGGGCAG GTGGCCTTGCAGTTCCCTGACCAGCTATTGGGAGATGCTGGGGCCGTGGCTGCACGACTGGAGGGGACCACAGGGTCGAAGATGTTCATTCTGGGCGACACGGCCTATGGCAG AGGCCTTGGCCACTCTCCTGCGCCCGCGGTACCTGGACCTGCTTGTCTCCAGCCCAGCTCTTCCATTGCCAGTGGGCTCCTGTAGTCCAGAGCCTGAGCCCCTGGAGCGTTTTGGGCGCCGCTTCCCCCTGGCTCCAGGGAGGTGTCTGGAAGAATATGGTGCCTTCTATGTGGGGGGCTCTGCAGCCAGTGCTGACCTTGATCTTGACCCAGACCTGAGCCGGCTGCTCTTGGGCTGGGCACCAGGGCAGCCCTTCTTCACCTGCTGCCCAGATACAGGGCAGACTCAGGATGAAGGTGTCCGGGCTGGGCGGCTAAAGGCACGTAGACACTATCTGGTAGAGAGGGCCAAAGATGCCCGTGTGGTAGGGCTGTTGGCAGGGACACTGGGTGTGGCCCAACACCGTGAGGCACTGGCACACTTGCGGAACCTGGCTCAGGCTGCAGGCAAGCGTAGCTATGTGTTGGCCCTGGGGCGGCCCACACCTCCCAAGCTCGCCAACTTCCCTGAAGTGGATGTCTTTGTGCTGTTGGCTTGCCCTCTTGGTGCTTTAGCTCCACAGCCTTCTGGTGGCTTCTTCCGGCCTGTGTTGGCACCATGTGAGCTGGAAGCTGCCTGCAACCCTGCCTGGCCACCTGCAGGCCTGGCTCCCCACCTCACACATTATGCGGATTTATTGCCTG gtTCTCCCTTCCAcgtgcccctcccaccccctgactCAGAACTGTGGGACACCCCAGATGTGTCCCTCATTACTGGGGAACTCCGACCCCCACCTGTGTGGAAGCCATCAGATGATCCTGGGTGTTTGGCCCTGACCTTGCGGCCCCAGCTAGAGCTGGCTGAGAGCAGCCCTGCAG CCTTGTACCTTAGTTCCCGGAGCTGGCAAGGGTTGCAGCCCCGTTTGGGTCAGACACCGGTGACAGGAGCTGTGAGTGGAAGACGAGGGATTGCCATCGCCTACGAGGATGAGG
- the DPH2 gene encoding 2-(3-amino-3-carboxypropyl)histidine synthase subunit 2 isoform X3, with the protein MFILGDTAYGSCCVDVLGAEQAGAQALVHFGPACLSPPARPLPVAFVLGQRSVQLELCAKAFEAQNPDGKAPVVLLSEPACAHALEALATLLRPRYLDLLVSSPALPLPVGSCSPEPEPLERFGRRFPLAPGRCLEEYGAFYVGGSAASADLDLDPDLSRLLLGWAPGQPFFTCCPDTGQTQDEGVRAGRLKARRHYLVERAKDARVVGLLAGTLGVAQHREALAHLRNLAQAAGKRSYVLALGRPTPPKLANFPEVDVFVLLACPLGALAPQPSGGFFRPVLAPCELEAACNPAWPPAGLAPHLTHYADLLPGSPFHVPLPPPDSELWDTPDVSLITGELRPPPVWKPSDDPGCLALTLRPQLELAESSPAALYLSSRSWQGLQPRLGQTPVTGAVSGRRGIAIAYEDEGSS; encoded by the exons ATGTTCATTCTGGGCGACACGGCCTATGGCAG CTGCTGTGTGGATGTACTGGGTGCTGAACAAGCTGGAGCTCAGGCCCTTGTACATTTTGGCCCTGCCTGCTTAAGCCCTCCAGCCCGCCCACTGCCTGTGGCCTTTGTCCTTGGTCAACGTTCTGTGCAGTTGGAGCTCTGTGCCAAGGCCTTTGAGGCCCAGAACCCAGACGGCAAAGCGCCTGTGGTGCTGCTAAGTGAGCCGGCCTGTGCCCACGCCTTAG AGGCCTTGGCCACTCTCCTGCGCCCGCGGTACCTGGACCTGCTTGTCTCCAGCCCAGCTCTTCCATTGCCAGTGGGCTCCTGTAGTCCAGAGCCTGAGCCCCTGGAGCGTTTTGGGCGCCGCTTCCCCCTGGCTCCAGGGAGGTGTCTGGAAGAATATGGTGCCTTCTATGTGGGGGGCTCTGCAGCCAGTGCTGACCTTGATCTTGACCCAGACCTGAGCCGGCTGCTCTTGGGCTGGGCACCAGGGCAGCCCTTCTTCACCTGCTGCCCAGATACAGGGCAGACTCAGGATGAAGGTGTCCGGGCTGGGCGGCTAAAGGCACGTAGACACTATCTGGTAGAGAGGGCCAAAGATGCCCGTGTGGTAGGGCTGTTGGCAGGGACACTGGGTGTGGCCCAACACCGTGAGGCACTGGCACACTTGCGGAACCTGGCTCAGGCTGCAGGCAAGCGTAGCTATGTGTTGGCCCTGGGGCGGCCCACACCTCCCAAGCTCGCCAACTTCCCTGAAGTGGATGTCTTTGTGCTGTTGGCTTGCCCTCTTGGTGCTTTAGCTCCACAGCCTTCTGGTGGCTTCTTCCGGCCTGTGTTGGCACCATGTGAGCTGGAAGCTGCCTGCAACCCTGCCTGGCCACCTGCAGGCCTGGCTCCCCACCTCACACATTATGCGGATTTATTGCCTG gtTCTCCCTTCCAcgtgcccctcccaccccctgactCAGAACTGTGGGACACCCCAGATGTGTCCCTCATTACTGGGGAACTCCGACCCCCACCTGTGTGGAAGCCATCAGATGATCCTGGGTGTTTGGCCCTGACCTTGCGGCCCCAGCTAGAGCTGGCTGAGAGCAGCCCTGCAG CCTTGTACCTTAGTTCCCGGAGCTGGCAAGGGTTGCAGCCCCGTTTGGGTCAGACACCGGTGACAGGAGCTGTGAGTGGAAGACGAGGGATTGCCATCGCCTACGAGGATGAGG
- the DPH2 gene encoding 2-(3-amino-3-carboxypropyl)histidine synthase subunit 2 isoform X7 — MESTFSSPAEAALQREAGSPGQLTPPEDLHRVYELERVAEFVRDLGCQRVALQFPDQLLGDAGAVAARLEGTTGSKMFILGDTAYGSCCVDVLGAEQAGAQALVHFGPACLSPPARPLPVAFVLGQRSVQLELCAKAFEAQNPDGKAPVVLLSEPACAHALGSPFHVPLPPPDSELWDTPDVSLITGELRPPPVWKPSDDPGCLALTLRPQLELAESSPAALYLSSRSWQGLQPRLGQTPVTGAVSGRRGIAIAYEDEGSS; from the exons ATGGAGTCTACGTTCAGCAGCCCCGCTGAGGCAGCGCTGCAGCGAGAGGCGGGCTCCCCGGGGCAGCTCACTCCTCCAGAGGACCTGCACCGCGTGTACGAGCTGGAGAGAGTCGCTGAATTTGTCCGTGACCTGGGATGTCAGCGG GTGGCCTTGCAGTTCCCTGACCAGCTATTGGGAGATGCTGGGGCCGTGGCTGCACGACTGGAGGGGACCACAGGGTCGAAGATGTTCATTCTGGGCGACACGGCCTATGGCAG CTGCTGTGTGGATGTACTGGGTGCTGAACAAGCTGGAGCTCAGGCCCTTGTACATTTTGGCCCTGCCTGCTTAAGCCCTCCAGCCCGCCCACTGCCTGTGGCCTTTGTCCTTGGTCAACGTTCTGTGCAGTTGGAGCTCTGTGCCAAGGCCTTTGAGGCCCAGAACCCAGACGGCAAAGCGCCTGTGGTGCTGCTAAGTGAGCCGGCCTGTGCCCACGCCTTAG gtTCTCCCTTCCAcgtgcccctcccaccccctgactCAGAACTGTGGGACACCCCAGATGTGTCCCTCATTACTGGGGAACTCCGACCCCCACCTGTGTGGAAGCCATCAGATGATCCTGGGTGTTTGGCCCTGACCTTGCGGCCCCAGCTAGAGCTGGCTGAGAGCAGCCCTGCAG CCTTGTACCTTAGTTCCCGGAGCTGGCAAGGGTTGCAGCCCCGTTTGGGTCAGACACCGGTGACAGGAGCTGTGAGTGGAAGACGAGGGATTGCCATCGCCTACGAGGATGAGG
- the DPH2 gene encoding 2-(3-amino-3-carboxypropyl)histidine synthase subunit 2 isoform X2 yields MESTFSSPAEAALQREAGSPGQLTPPEDLHRVYELERVAEFVRDLGCQRVALQFPDQLLGDAGAVAARLEGTTGSKMFILGDTAYGSCCVDVLGAEQAGAQALVHFGPACLSPPARPLPVAFVLGQRSVQLELCAKAFEAQNPDGKAPVVLLSEPACAHALEALATLLRPRYLDLLVSSPALPLPVGSCSPEPEPLERFGRRFPLAPGRCLEEYGAFYVGGSAASADLDLDPDLSRLLLGWAPGQPFFTCCPDTGQTQDEGVRAGRLKARRHYLVERAKDARVVGLLAGTLGVAQHREALAHLRNLAQAAGKRSYVLALGRPTPPKLANFPEVDVFVLLACPLGALAPQPSGGFFRPVLAPCELEAACNPAWPPAGLAPHLTHYADLLPGSPFHVPLPPPDSELWDTPDVSLITGELRPPPVWKPSDDPGCLALTLRPQLELAESSPAVPSLYSLVP; encoded by the exons ATGGAGTCTACGTTCAGCAGCCCCGCTGAGGCAGCGCTGCAGCGAGAGGCGGGCTCCCCGGGGCAGCTCACTCCTCCAGAGGACCTGCACCGCGTGTACGAGCTGGAGAGAGTCGCTGAATTTGTCCGTGACCTGGGATGTCAGCGG GTGGCCTTGCAGTTCCCTGACCAGCTATTGGGAGATGCTGGGGCCGTGGCTGCACGACTGGAGGGGACCACAGGGTCGAAGATGTTCATTCTGGGCGACACGGCCTATGGCAG CTGCTGTGTGGATGTACTGGGTGCTGAACAAGCTGGAGCTCAGGCCCTTGTACATTTTGGCCCTGCCTGCTTAAGCCCTCCAGCCCGCCCACTGCCTGTGGCCTTTGTCCTTGGTCAACGTTCTGTGCAGTTGGAGCTCTGTGCCAAGGCCTTTGAGGCCCAGAACCCAGACGGCAAAGCGCCTGTGGTGCTGCTAAGTGAGCCGGCCTGTGCCCACGCCTTAG AGGCCTTGGCCACTCTCCTGCGCCCGCGGTACCTGGACCTGCTTGTCTCCAGCCCAGCTCTTCCATTGCCAGTGGGCTCCTGTAGTCCAGAGCCTGAGCCCCTGGAGCGTTTTGGGCGCCGCTTCCCCCTGGCTCCAGGGAGGTGTCTGGAAGAATATGGTGCCTTCTATGTGGGGGGCTCTGCAGCCAGTGCTGACCTTGATCTTGACCCAGACCTGAGCCGGCTGCTCTTGGGCTGGGCACCAGGGCAGCCCTTCTTCACCTGCTGCCCAGATACAGGGCAGACTCAGGATGAAGGTGTCCGGGCTGGGCGGCTAAAGGCACGTAGACACTATCTGGTAGAGAGGGCCAAAGATGCCCGTGTGGTAGGGCTGTTGGCAGGGACACTGGGTGTGGCCCAACACCGTGAGGCACTGGCACACTTGCGGAACCTGGCTCAGGCTGCAGGCAAGCGTAGCTATGTGTTGGCCCTGGGGCGGCCCACACCTCCCAAGCTCGCCAACTTCCCTGAAGTGGATGTCTTTGTGCTGTTGGCTTGCCCTCTTGGTGCTTTAGCTCCACAGCCTTCTGGTGGCTTCTTCCGGCCTGTGTTGGCACCATGTGAGCTGGAAGCTGCCTGCAACCCTGCCTGGCCACCTGCAGGCCTGGCTCCCCACCTCACACATTATGCGGATTTATTGCCTG gtTCTCCCTTCCAcgtgcccctcccaccccctgactCAGAACTGTGGGACACCCCAGATGTGTCCCTCATTACTGGGGAACTCCGACCCCCACCTGTGTGGAAGCCATCAGATGATCCTGGGTGTTTGGCCCTGACCTTGCGGCCCCAGCTAGAGCTGGCTGAGAGCAGCCCTGCAG TCCCCTCTCTCTACAGCCTTGTACCTTAG